In Cotesia glomerata isolate CgM1 unplaced genomic scaffold, MPM_Cglom_v2.3 scaffold_43, whole genome shotgun sequence, the genomic stretch attatatttctcAGCTTCTGCAAAACAACTCGTCCGTTTACCTAACAATCGATACTTCGAACTTAATAATAATCGGTCACTGAATACTTTAATAAtatcgatttaaaaaatttgataatgaaAAACTACAAAAACTAAGCACACttatttaaactaatttactaaataataattcaccaATAGCTTAACATTTActctttaaaattcatttggtTGACAAGAAACTATTTAAGGgagataacaataaaaatttattgcgtgATCATTTATACAATTGAAAACCTGAAacaaataagtaataaatatattaatatcttagtttcaattaaattaaatatcaaattactatttaaatatCCTGCTTTCATCATGCTGGCGCTGTAAACAAATTCTGTGAATGGGGagtagcaaaaaattttaagttctaTTGTTAAGTATAGGAATTtttctatcataaattttaaggtaTAGACGAATTTATAATCACCGGAAATTCCCATGGAAAAGCCTACAAAACTTTTAGTACCGTTCTGTTAGTCTAGACAtaccgagaaaaaaaattactttgttaaaataaaataattaaaaatgataaaattcgaattcttttcaataatttcaattcttttttgtTTGTATATGTAGATATACAGTTTGCATAGAGTGACCGCTTCTTAATTCTTTTCAATTAGTATTCTTAACCAGGGATAAATTTACGTTAAATGTAATGGTCACTTGGAATAAAATACTGAACGTTTTGGAATATTCTTTACAAAACTGGGGAACTCAGAGATCTTcgtttattactttttattgtCATATTCTTCAAAGAAACTTATTTTCTAAAACGTTCACTAAAAAAAGGGATTACTCGAGTACCTAAGACTAGGTCATTAAAGCCAGACATCCAGGTGGGCTGCAAATGACCTGGGAACGTCAAGGGTCACCGTGACGTCATTTCAGCATGGTCCCATTTTGCCAACTCGAGAAGGGATGCTAGCTGAAGACAAAAGTTGTAGAGCCGCGCGCAACTACCCCCACTACCCTCTGGGGACTCTCCCACTCCAAAAGCACGAACATCTCAACCAAAGAAGTCGAACACCAAGGAACAAGAAGACACTTATCAAAAAGTAAGACTGTAGTGCTCCACGCGAATATTTTCTTCTACGAAAATCAGtgtcggtactttttattttgtaacctattgaataataaataatagatttgCGCGCAAGGCAAatctaaattttactaaaataatctgagtattttaaattcattaaacatatattattcattttaaattattcaaatttaaatctacTTTACCGCCGTTATCTATTTACTACGAGTTGAACGCCCTACCGCGTTCCAACGGGCGAACTAAAAGAacaacactaaaaaaaacaactctcaataaatttactatagtCAATTTGGGGCTAGTGAGTACAGTGAGTGCATTACAATCAAGACAATCAGTTGAGGCAACAAgtaataacaacaaaaatacGTCCAgtaatatctataaaatatttatataaactttgatattatttaaatattattaagtattatACATTTACAAACTGtactattatattttaaaattgagacAAGACTACTTtcacattttatatatttctattaaattaaggTAAAGTAAtcgtattaaattttttggttagaatttaagaatttataattattgtcacttgattaataattaattaatatcaaattttagTTAGCACAATGGGTAAACACGAAGTAGGAACACCAAAATACATTgccaacaaaataaaatctaaaggACTCCAAAAACTACGGTGGTATTGTCAAATGTGTCAAAAACAGTGTCGAGATGAAAACGGGTTTAAATGTCATACAATGTCAGAATCTCATCACCGCCAATTGCTTCTATTTTCCGATAATGCAAGTAAATACATGGACCAATTTTCTCGTGAATTTTCTGATGGTTTTTTGAATCTATTGAAGCGTCAGTTCGGTACCCGGAGAGTTCTGTCAAACCGTGTGTACCAAGATTACATCACAGATCGTCAACATATGCACATGAATGCGACTCAGTGGTTGAGTTTGACGGCTTATGTCAAATGGCTAGGTCGCACAGGAAAATGTGTTGTTGATGAAACGGAGAAAGGCTGGTACATCACCTACATAGATCGAGATCCGGAAACTCTGGCTGCCGAAGAGAAGAAAGCTAAGAAACAGAAAATGGATAAGGATGACCAGGAACGGCTGATGGATTTCATAGAGAAGCAAGTGGAGAAAggcaaaaaagaagaaaataatgaGACTGAAGAAATTACGCCGCTCATACGCTCTGAAGAAGATGGTCCTTTGGTACTGGATATTAAGCTGAAACCTAAACCTTCTTTGCTGATGGGGCCGCCTTTAGGGTTACCCAAAAAgtcagttttaaaaattaaaaatgaacctGAAGACTCTGATAATATTAGTATCAGTGATTGGAATGGAAATGATCGCTCCCGGGAACCAAGTGAATGCAGATCGACCATAAGCTGCaagagaaaatttgaaaaagacgAAGATTCTAGTCAGGTTAAGGATGCTCCAAATAGACCGTCAACATCTCAAGGCTGGTTGCAAGAAAATTTAgtggtaaaaataataaccaaAAG encodes the following:
- the LOC123274565 gene encoding DNA/RNA-binding protein KIN17, whose amino-acid sequence is MGKHEVGTPKYIANKIKSKGLQKLRWYCQMCQKQCRDENGFKCHTMSESHHRQLLLFSDNASKYMDQFSREFSDGFLNLLKRQFGTRRVLSNRVYQDYITDRQHMHMNATQWLSLTAYVKWLGRTGKCVVDETEKGWYITYIDRDPETLAAEEKKAKKQKMDKDDQERLMDFIEKQVEKGKKEENNETEEITPLIRSEEDGPLVLDIKLKPKPSLLMGPPLGLPKKSVLKIKNEPEDSDNISISDWNGNDRSREPSECRSTISCKRKFEKDEDSSQVKDAPNRPSTSQGWLQENLVVKIITKSLGSKYYKAKGVVQSPVLESGFVGKVKLTSPEEVEGHVIKLDQEHLETVIPAIGKEVLIIQGKYRGSVATVEKVRVEDYAVDVNIIENDKYVKRIPYESICKFIKKD